One genomic window of Chanos chanos chromosome 13, fChaCha1.1, whole genome shotgun sequence includes the following:
- the hlfa gene encoding HLF transcription factor, PAR bZIP family member a isoform X1, whose protein sequence is MEKMSRPLPISSTFLPPTHGVLKSLLENPLKLPFHHDEGFGKEKEKEKKLEEDGSGVNAPQSAFLGPTLWDKTLPYDGDNFQLEYMDLEEFLSENGIPANPQSDQSQPPQQPLQQPPPAPPTPSVVDLSNRPTTSVHPGDIVTQNCLPNQGRTVLPSARNTPSPIDPESIQVPVGYEPDPADLALSSVPGQEIFDPRKRKFSAEELKPQPMIKKARKVFIPEDMKDDKYWARRRKNNVAAKRSRDARRLKENQIAIRAAFLEKENTALRQEVADLRKELGRCKNVLAKYEARHGPL, encoded by the exons ATGGAGAAAATGTCTCGACCTCTTCCTATCAGCTCAACTTTCCTACCTCCGACTCATGGTGTACTCAAATCTCTGCTGGAAAACCCTTTGAAACTCCCGTTTCATCACGATGAAG GGtttggaaaagagaaggagaaagagaagaagttGGAGGAGGATGGCAGCGGGGTCAACGCGCCACAGTCTGCCTTCTTGGGGCCAACCCTGTGGGACAAGACCCTGCCGTACGATGGTGACAACTTTCAGCTGGAGTACATGGACCTGGAGGAGTTCCTCTCTGAGAATGGCATCCCTGCTAATCCCCAAAGTGACCAAAGCCAACCCCCGCAGCAGCCTCTGCAGCAGCCCCCACCTGCACCTCCGACACCCTCAGTGGTTGACCTGAGCAATCGCCCCACGACATCTGTTCATCCAGGAGACATAGTAACACAGAACTGCCTCCCTAACCAGGGAAGAAcag tgctgcCCTCAGCACGTAACACTCCCAGCCCCATTGACCCAGAGTCCATCCAGGTTCCGGTGGGCTACGAACCCGACCCGGCCGACCTCGCCCTGTCCAGCGTTCCCGGCCAGGAAATTTTCGACCCGCGCAAGCGCAAGTTCTCCGCCGAGGAGCTCAAACCACAGCCCATGATCAAGAAAGCGCGAAAGGTCTTCATCCCAGAAGACATGAAG GATGACAAGTACTGGGCAAGGCGCAGAAAGAACAACGTGGCAGCCAAGCGGTCGCGGGACGCCCGACGACTGAAGGAGAACCAGATTGCCATCCGCGCTGCCTTCTTAGAGAAGGAGAACACCGCCCTTCGTCAGGAGGTGGCCGACCTGAGGAAGGAGCTGGGTCGCTGCAAAAACGTTCTGGCCAAATACGAGGCGCGACACGGTCCTCTGTGA
- the hlfa gene encoding HLF transcription factor, PAR bZIP family member a isoform X2: protein MEKMSRPLPISSTFLPPTHGVLKSLLENPLKLPFHHDEGFGKEKEKEKKLEEDGSGVNAPQSAFLGPTLWDKTLPYDGDNFQLEYMDLEEFLSENGIPANPQSDQSQPPQQPLQQPPPAPPTPSVVDLSNRPTTSVHPGDIVTQNCLPNQGRTGQMLPSARNTPSPIDPESIQVPVGYEPDPADLALSSVPGQEIFDPRKRKFSAEELKPQPMIKKARKVFIPEDMKDDKYWARRRKNNVAAKRSRDARRLKENQIAIRAAFLEKENTALRQEVADLRKELGRCKNVLAKYEARHGPL from the exons ATGGAGAAAATGTCTCGACCTCTTCCTATCAGCTCAACTTTCCTACCTCCGACTCATGGTGTACTCAAATCTCTGCTGGAAAACCCTTTGAAACTCCCGTTTCATCACGATGAAG GGtttggaaaagagaaggagaaagagaagaagttGGAGGAGGATGGCAGCGGGGTCAACGCGCCACAGTCTGCCTTCTTGGGGCCAACCCTGTGGGACAAGACCCTGCCGTACGATGGTGACAACTTTCAGCTGGAGTACATGGACCTGGAGGAGTTCCTCTCTGAGAATGGCATCCCTGCTAATCCCCAAAGTGACCAAAGCCAACCCCCGCAGCAGCCTCTGCAGCAGCCCCCACCTGCACCTCCGACACCCTCAGTGGTTGACCTGAGCAATCGCCCCACGACATCTGTTCATCCAGGAGACATAGTAACACAGAACTGCCTCCCTAACCAGGGAAGAAcag GCCAAA tgctgcCCTCAGCACGTAACACTCCCAGCCCCATTGACCCAGAGTCCATCCAGGTTCCGGTGGGCTACGAACCCGACCCGGCCGACCTCGCCCTGTCCAGCGTTCCCGGCCAGGAAATTTTCGACCCGCGCAAGCGCAAGTTCTCCGCCGAGGAGCTCAAACCACAGCCCATGATCAAGAAAGCGCGAAAGGTCTTCATCCCAGAAGACATGAAG GATGACAAGTACTGGGCAAGGCGCAGAAAGAACAACGTGGCAGCCAAGCGGTCGCGGGACGCCCGACGACTGAAGGAGAACCAGATTGCCATCCGCGCTGCCTTCTTAGAGAAGGAGAACACCGCCCTTCGTCAGGAGGTGGCCGACCTGAGGAAGGAGCTGGGTCGCTGCAAAAACGTTCTGGCCAAATACGAGGCGCGACACGGTCCTCTGTGA